The Chlorocebus sabaeus isolate Y175 chromosome 6, mChlSab1.0.hap1, whole genome shotgun sequence genome has a segment encoding these proteins:
- the TNNI3 gene encoding troponin I, cardiac muscle yields the protein MADKSSDAAGEPRPAPAPIRRRSSNYRAYATEPHAKKKSKISASRKLQLKTLLLQIAKQELEREAEERRGEKGRALSTRCQPLELAGLGFAELQDLCRQLHARVDKVDEERYDIQAKVTKNITEIADLTQKIFDLRGKFKRPTLRRVRISADAMMQALLGARAKESLDLRAHLKQVKKEDTEKENREVGDWRKNIDALSGMEGRKKKFEG from the exons ATGGCGGATAA GAGCAGCGATGCG GCTGGGGAACCTCGCCCTGCACCAGCCCCAATCAGACGCCGCTCCTCCAACTACCGCGCTTACGCCACGGAGCCGCACGCCAAG AAAAAATCTAAGATCTCCGCCTCGAGAAAATTGCAGCTGAAG ACCCTGCTGCTGCAGATTGCAAAGCAGGAGCTGGAGCGAGAGGCGGAGGAGCGGCGCGGAGAGAAGGGGCGCGCTCTGAGCACCCGCTGCCAGCCGCTGGAGTTGGCCGGGCTGGGCTTCGCGGAGCTGCAG GACTTGTGCCGACAGCTCCATGCCCGTGTGGACAAAGTGGATGAAGAGAGATATGACATACAGGCAAAAGTCACCAAGAACATCACGGAG ATCGCAGATCTGACCCAGAAGATCTTTGACCTTCGGGGCAAGTTTAAGCGGCCCACCCTGCGGAGAGTGAGGATCTCTGCAGATGCCATGATGCAGGCGCTGCTGGGGGCCCGGGCTAAGGAGTCCCTGGACCTGCGGGCCCACCTCAAGCAGGTGAAGAAGGAGGACACCGAGAAG GAAAACCGGGAGGTGGGAGACTGGCGCAAGAACATTGATGCACTGAGTGGAATGGAGGGCCGCAAGAAAAAGTTTGAGGGCTGA
- the TNNT1 gene encoding troponin T, slow skeletal muscle isoform X3 has translation MSDTEEQEYEEEQPEEEAAEEEEAPEEPEPVAEPEEERPKPSRPVVPPLIPPKIPEGERVDFDDIHRKRMEKDLLELQTLIDVHFEQRKKEEEELIALKERIERRRSERAEQQRFRTEKERERQAKLAEEKMRKEEEEAKKRAEDDAKKKKVLSNMGAHFGGYLVKAEQKRGKRQTGREMKLRILSERKKPLDIDYMGEEQLREKAQELSNWIHQLESEKFDLMAKLKQQKYEINVLYNRISHAQKFRKGAGKGRVGGRWK, from the exons ATGTCGGACACCGAGGAGCAGGAATATGAGGA GGAGCAGCCAGAAG AGGAGGCTgcggaggaggaggaag cccccgaAGAGCCGGAGCCGGTGGCAGAGCCAG AAGAGGAGCGCCCCAAACCAAG CCGCCCCGTGGTGCCTCCTTTGATCCCGCCAAAGATCCCAGAAGGGGAGCGTGTTGACTTCGAT GACATCCACCGCAAGCGCATGGAGAAGGACCTGCTGGAGCTGCAGACCCTCATCGACGTGCATTTTGAGCAgcggaagaaggaggaagaggagctgaTTGCCTTGAAAGAGCGCATT GAGCGGCGCCGGTCGGAGAGAGCCGAGCAACAGCGCTTCAGAACTGAGAAGGAACGCGAACGTCAGGCTAAGCTGGCG GAGGAGAagatgaggaaggaagaggaagaggccaAGAAGCGGGCAGAGGATGATGCCAAGAAAAAGAAGGTGCTGTCCAACATGGGGGCCCATTTCGGCGGCTACCTGGTCAAG GCAGAACAGAAGCGTGGTAAGCGGCAGACAGGGCGGGAGATGAAGCTGCGCATCCTGTCTGAGCGCAAGAAGCCTCTGGACATCGACTACATGGGGGAGGAACAGCTCCG GGAGAAAGCCCAGGAGCTGTCAAACTGGATCCACCAGCTGGAGTCTGAGAAGTTCGACCTGATGGCGaagctgaaacaacagaaatatgaG ATCAACGTGCTGTACAACCGCATCAGCCATGCCCAGAAGTT CCGGAAGGGGGCAGGGAAGGGCCGCGTTGGAGGCCGCTGGAAGTGA
- the TNNT1 gene encoding troponin T, slow skeletal muscle isoform X4, whose translation MSDTEEQEYEEEQPEEEAAEEEEEEERPKPSRPVVPPLIPPKIPEGERVDFDDIHRKRMEKDLLELQTLIDVHFEQRKKEEEELIALKERIERRRSERAEQQRFRTEKERERQAKLAEEKMRKEEEEAKKRAEDDAKKKKVLSNMGAHFGGYLVKAEQKRGKRQTGREMKLRILSERKKPLDIDYMGEEQLREKAQELSNWIHQLESEKFDLMAKLKQQKYEINVLYNRISHAQKFRKGAGKGRVGGRWK comes from the exons ATGTCGGACACCGAGGAGCAGGAATATGAGGA GGAGCAGCCAGAAG AGGAGGCTgcggaggaggaggaag AAGAGGAGCGCCCCAAACCAAG CCGCCCCGTGGTGCCTCCTTTGATCCCGCCAAAGATCCCAGAAGGGGAGCGTGTTGACTTCGAT GACATCCACCGCAAGCGCATGGAGAAGGACCTGCTGGAGCTGCAGACCCTCATCGACGTGCATTTTGAGCAgcggaagaaggaggaagaggagctgaTTGCCTTGAAAGAGCGCATT GAGCGGCGCCGGTCGGAGAGAGCCGAGCAACAGCGCTTCAGAACTGAGAAGGAACGCGAACGTCAGGCTAAGCTGGCG GAGGAGAagatgaggaaggaagaggaagaggccaAGAAGCGGGCAGAGGATGATGCCAAGAAAAAGAAGGTGCTGTCCAACATGGGGGCCCATTTCGGCGGCTACCTGGTCAAG GCAGAACAGAAGCGTGGTAAGCGGCAGACAGGGCGGGAGATGAAGCTGCGCATCCTGTCTGAGCGCAAGAAGCCTCTGGACATCGACTACATGGGGGAGGAACAGCTCCG GGAGAAAGCCCAGGAGCTGTCAAACTGGATCCACCAGCTGGAGTCTGAGAAGTTCGACCTGATGGCGaagctgaaacaacagaaatatgaG ATCAACGTGCTGTACAACCGCATCAGCCATGCCCAGAAGTT CCGGAAGGGGGCAGGGAAGGGCCGCGTTGGAGGCCGCTGGAAGTGA
- the TNNT1 gene encoding troponin T, slow skeletal muscle isoform X1, with protein sequence METPPGTLGTGGEARGTLAGKGQLSPRALARPLRVWSVSPCHPCTARGHMPIAAEARGTPVLQRLEPWSLATPPTPARAPNAFSSVPPSPEEAAEEEEAPEEPEPVAEPEEERPKPSRPVVPPLIPPKIPEGERVDFDDIHRKRMEKDLLELQTLIDVHFEQRKKEEEELIALKERIERRRSERAEQQRFRTEKERERQAKLAEEKMRKEEEEAKKRAEDDAKKKKVLSNMGAHFGGYLVKAEQKRGKRQTGREMKLRILSERKKPLDIDYMGEEQLREKAQELSNWIHQLESEKFDLMAKLKQQKYEINVLYNRISHAQKFRKGAGKGRVGGRWK encoded by the exons ATGGAGACACCCCCAGGAACTCTTGGGACGGGAGGCGAGGCTCGTGGCACCCTGGCGGGGAAGGGGCAGCTCAGCCCTCGGGCCCTCGCCCGCCCTCTCCGGGTCTGGAGCGTCTCCCCGTGCCATCCCTGCACCGCCAGGGGGCACATGCCCATCGCAGCCGAGGCCAGAGGGACCCCGGTCCTGCAGAGGTTGGAACCCTGGTCTCTGgccactccccccacccctgcccgagCTCCTAACGCCTTCTCTTCTGTGCCCCCATCTCCAGAGGAGGCTgcggaggaggaggaag cccccgaAGAGCCGGAGCCGGTGGCAGAGCCAG AAGAGGAGCGCCCCAAACCAAG CCGCCCCGTGGTGCCTCCTTTGATCCCGCCAAAGATCCCAGAAGGGGAGCGTGTTGACTTCGAT GACATCCACCGCAAGCGCATGGAGAAGGACCTGCTGGAGCTGCAGACCCTCATCGACGTGCATTTTGAGCAgcggaagaaggaggaagaggagctgaTTGCCTTGAAAGAGCGCATT GAGCGGCGCCGGTCGGAGAGAGCCGAGCAACAGCGCTTCAGAACTGAGAAGGAACGCGAACGTCAGGCTAAGCTGGCG GAGGAGAagatgaggaaggaagaggaagaggccaAGAAGCGGGCAGAGGATGATGCCAAGAAAAAGAAGGTGCTGTCCAACATGGGGGCCCATTTCGGCGGCTACCTGGTCAAG GCAGAACAGAAGCGTGGTAAGCGGCAGACAGGGCGGGAGATGAAGCTGCGCATCCTGTCTGAGCGCAAGAAGCCTCTGGACATCGACTACATGGGGGAGGAACAGCTCCG GGAGAAAGCCCAGGAGCTGTCAAACTGGATCCACCAGCTGGAGTCTGAGAAGTTCGACCTGATGGCGaagctgaaacaacagaaatatgaG ATCAACGTGCTGTACAACCGCATCAGCCATGCCCAGAAGTT CCGGAAGGGGGCAGGGAAGGGCCGCGTTGGAGGCCGCTGGAAGTGA
- the TNNT1 gene encoding troponin T, slow skeletal muscle isoform X2: protein METPPGTLGTGGEARGTLAGKGQLSPRALARPLRVWSVSPCHPCTARGHMPIAAEARGTPVLQRLEPWSLATPPTPARAPNAFSSVPPSPEEAAEEEEEEERPKPSRPVVPPLIPPKIPEGERVDFDDIHRKRMEKDLLELQTLIDVHFEQRKKEEEELIALKERIERRRSERAEQQRFRTEKERERQAKLAEEKMRKEEEEAKKRAEDDAKKKKVLSNMGAHFGGYLVKAEQKRGKRQTGREMKLRILSERKKPLDIDYMGEEQLREKAQELSNWIHQLESEKFDLMAKLKQQKYEINVLYNRISHAQKFRKGAGKGRVGGRWK from the exons ATGGAGACACCCCCAGGAACTCTTGGGACGGGAGGCGAGGCTCGTGGCACCCTGGCGGGGAAGGGGCAGCTCAGCCCTCGGGCCCTCGCCCGCCCTCTCCGGGTCTGGAGCGTCTCCCCGTGCCATCCCTGCACCGCCAGGGGGCACATGCCCATCGCAGCCGAGGCCAGAGGGACCCCGGTCCTGCAGAGGTTGGAACCCTGGTCTCTGgccactccccccacccctgcccgagCTCCTAACGCCTTCTCTTCTGTGCCCCCATCTCCAGAGGAGGCTgcggaggaggaggaag AAGAGGAGCGCCCCAAACCAAG CCGCCCCGTGGTGCCTCCTTTGATCCCGCCAAAGATCCCAGAAGGGGAGCGTGTTGACTTCGAT GACATCCACCGCAAGCGCATGGAGAAGGACCTGCTGGAGCTGCAGACCCTCATCGACGTGCATTTTGAGCAgcggaagaaggaggaagaggagctgaTTGCCTTGAAAGAGCGCATT GAGCGGCGCCGGTCGGAGAGAGCCGAGCAACAGCGCTTCAGAACTGAGAAGGAACGCGAACGTCAGGCTAAGCTGGCG GAGGAGAagatgaggaaggaagaggaagaggccaAGAAGCGGGCAGAGGATGATGCCAAGAAAAAGAAGGTGCTGTCCAACATGGGGGCCCATTTCGGCGGCTACCTGGTCAAG GCAGAACAGAAGCGTGGTAAGCGGCAGACAGGGCGGGAGATGAAGCTGCGCATCCTGTCTGAGCGCAAGAAGCCTCTGGACATCGACTACATGGGGGAGGAACAGCTCCG GGAGAAAGCCCAGGAGCTGTCAAACTGGATCCACCAGCTGGAGTCTGAGAAGTTCGACCTGATGGCGaagctgaaacaacagaaatatgaG ATCAACGTGCTGTACAACCGCATCAGCCATGCCCAGAAGTT CCGGAAGGGGGCAGGGAAGGGCCGCGTTGGAGGCCGCTGGAAGTGA
- the TNNT1 gene encoding troponin T, slow skeletal muscle isoform X5 has translation MEKDLLELQTLIDVHFEQRKKEEEELIALKERIERRRSERAEQQRFRTEKERERQAKLAEEKMRKEEEEAKKRAEDDAKKKKVLSNMGAHFGGYLVKAEQKRGKRQTGREMKLRILSERKKPLDIDYMGEEQLREKAQELSNWIHQLESEKFDLMAKLKQQKYEINVLYNRISHAQKFRKGAGKGRVGGRWK, from the exons ATGGAGAAGGACCTGCTGGAGCTGCAGACCCTCATCGACGTGCATTTTGAGCAgcggaagaaggaggaagaggagctgaTTGCCTTGAAAGAGCGCATT GAGCGGCGCCGGTCGGAGAGAGCCGAGCAACAGCGCTTCAGAACTGAGAAGGAACGCGAACGTCAGGCTAAGCTGGCG GAGGAGAagatgaggaaggaagaggaagaggccaAGAAGCGGGCAGAGGATGATGCCAAGAAAAAGAAGGTGCTGTCCAACATGGGGGCCCATTTCGGCGGCTACCTGGTCAAG GCAGAACAGAAGCGTGGTAAGCGGCAGACAGGGCGGGAGATGAAGCTGCGCATCCTGTCTGAGCGCAAGAAGCCTCTGGACATCGACTACATGGGGGAGGAACAGCTCCG GGAGAAAGCCCAGGAGCTGTCAAACTGGATCCACCAGCTGGAGTCTGAGAAGTTCGACCTGATGGCGaagctgaaacaacagaaatatgaG ATCAACGTGCTGTACAACCGCATCAGCCATGCCCAGAAGTT CCGGAAGGGGGCAGGGAAGGGCCGCGTTGGAGGCCGCTGGAAGTGA